In the Ursus arctos isolate Adak ecotype North America unplaced genomic scaffold, UrsArc2.0 scaffold_5, whole genome shotgun sequence genome, one interval contains:
- the PCDHB10 gene encoding protocadherin beta-10 has translation MEAGTLCRPRQRQVLFLFLFWGVSLAGSGFGRYSVTEETERGSFVVNLAKDLGLGDQELVARGVRVVSDDNKQHLLLDSQTGDLLTNEKLDREKLCGLTEPCVLYFQILMDNPFQIYRAELRVRDINDHSPMFRDQETVLKILESTAEGTAFRLERAEDADGGLNGIQSYTINPNSFFHIKISDSDEGMIYPELVLDKALDREKQHELTLTLTALDGGSPPRSGTTTIRIVILDINDNAPQFSQTIYETQAPENSPVGSLIAKVSAGDVDSGVNADISYSLFDASEDIRTTFQINPFSGDIVLIVLLDYELVKSYKINVQAMDGGGLTATCTVLVEVLDINDNPPELIISSLSNYVAENSPETVLAVFRIKDRDSGENGKMLCYIQDNLPFLLKPSVENFYILMTEGGLDRENQAEYNITITVTDLGTPRLKTQHNLTVTVSDVNDNAPAFSQSSYTLRVRENNSPALHIGSVSATDRDAGANAQVTYSLLLPPHDPHLRLASLVSINADNGQLFALRALDYEALQAFEFGVRAADRGSPALSSQALVRVLVVDANDNAPFVLYPLQNRSAPCTELVPRAAEAGYLVTKVVAVDGDSGQNAWLSYQLLKATEPGLFGVWAHNGEVRTARLLSERDAVKHRLLVLVKDNGEPPLSASVTLHVLLVDGFSQPYLPLPDVAAAEAPADLLTVYLVIALASVSSLFLVSVLVFVAVRLCRRSRAASGGGCSVPEGPFAGHLVDVSGTGTLSHSYQYEVCLRGGSGTGEFKFLKPIIPNIQAQSSGRNSEENPTFRNSFGFNFQ, from the coding sequence ATGGAGGCTGGAACGTTGTGTCGCCCAAGACAAAGGCAAGtcctatttctctttctgttttgggGAGTATCCTTGGCAGGTTCTGGGTTTGGACGATATTCGGTAacagaggaaacagagagaggaTCATTTGTGGTCAATCTGGCAAAGGATCTGGGGCTGGGGGACCAGGAGTTGGTTGCAAGGGGAGTCCGGGTGGTCTCCGATGATAACAAACAACACCTGCTCCTGGATTCTCAGACTGGAGATTTGCTCACGAATGAGAAACTGGACCGGGAGAAGCTGTGTGGCCTCACAGAGCCCTGTGTGCTGTATTTCCAAATCTTAATGGATAACCCCTTTCAGATTTACCGGGCTGAGCTGAGGGTCAGGGACATAAATGATCATTCACCAATGTTTCGGGACCAAGAGACagtcttaaaaatattagaaagcaCAGCTGAAGGGACTGCATTTCGACTAGAAAGAGCAGAGGATGCAGATGGAGGACTTAATGGTATCCAAAGCTACACCATCAACCCGAACtcttttttccatattaaaattaGTGACAGTGATGAAGGCATGATATATCCAGAGCTAGTGTTGGATAAGGCACTGGATCGGGAGAAGCAGCATGAGCTCACTTTAACACTCACGGCACTGGATGGTGGGTCTCCACCCAGGTCTGGGACCACCACAATACGAATTGTGATCCTGGACATCAACGATAATGCCCCCCAATTTTCTCAGACAATCTATGAGACCCAGGCCCCAGAGAACAGCCCAGTAGGGTCCCTTATTGCAAAAGTCTCTGCGGGAGATGTAGATTCTGGAGTTAATGCAGACATATCCTATTCGCTTTTCGATGCTTCTGAAGATATACGAACAACCTTTCAAATCAATCCTTTTTCTGGGGACATTGTTCTCATAGTGTTGCTGGATTATGAGTTAGTAAAGTcttacaaaataaatgtacaggCAATGGATGGAGGGGGCCTCACTGCGACATGTACAGTTTTGGTGGAGGTATTAGACATCAATGACAATCCCCCTGAACTGATCATATCATCACTTTCCAACTATGTTGCTGAGAACTCTCCTGAGACAGTACTGGCTGTTTTTAGAATTAAAGACAGAGATtctggagaaaatggaaagatgctTTGCTACATTCAAGATAATCTGCCATTCCTTCTAAAACCCTCTGTGGAAAATTTTTACATCCTAATGACAGAAGGAGGGCTGGACAGAGAGAACCAGGCTGAATAcaacatcaccatcaccgtcaccgACCTGGGAACCCCCAGGCTGAAAACCCAGCACAACTTAACAGTGACGGTGTCCGACGTCAACGACAACGCCCCCGCCTTCAGCCAAAGCTCCTACACCCTGAGGGTCCGCGAGAACAACAGCCCCGCCCTGCACATCGGCAGCGTGAGCGCCACCGACAGAGACGCGGGCGCCAACGCCCAGGTCACCTActcgctgctgctgccgccccacGACCCGCACCTGCGCCTGGCCTCGCTGGTGTCCATCAACGCGGACAACGGGCAGCTGTTCGCGCTCAGGGCGCTGGATTACGAGGCGCTGCAGGCGTTCGAGTTCGGCGTGCGCGCGGCCGACCGCGGCTCGCCGGCGCTCAGCAGCCAGGCGCTGGTGCGCGTGCTGGTGGTGGACGCCAACGACAACGCGCCCTTCGTGCTGTACCCGCTGCAGAACCGCTCGGCGCCCTGCACCGAGCTGGTGCCCAGGGCGGCCGAGGCGGGCTACCTGGTGACCAAGGTGGTGGCGGTGGACGGCGACTCGGGCCAGAACGCCTGGCTGTCGTACCAGCTGCTCAAGGCCACGGAGCCCGGGCTGTTCGGCGTGTGGGCGCACAACGGCGAGGTGCGCACGGCCCGGCTGCTGAGCGAGCGCGACGCCGTCAAGCACAGGCTGCTGGTGCTGGTCAAGGACAATGGCGAGCCGCCGCTGTCGGCCAGCGTCACGCTGCACGTGCTGCTGGTGGACGGCTTCTCGCAGCCCTACCTGCCGCTGCCGGACGTGGCGGCGGCCGAGGCCCCGGCCGACCTGCTCACCGTCTACTTGGTCATCGCCTTGGCGTCGGTGTCGTCGCTCTTCCTGGTGTCGGTGCTGGTGTTCGTGGCGGTGCGGCTGTGCAGGCGGAGCCGGGCGGCGTCGGGGGGCGGCTGCTCGGTGCCCGAGGGTCCGTTTGCGGGCCACCTGGTGGACGTCAGCGGCACGGGGACCCTGTCCCACAGCTACCAGTATGAGGTGTGTCTGAGGGGAGGCTCAGGGACCGGGGAGTTCAAGTTCCTCAAACCCATTATCCCCAATATCCAGGCACAGAGCTCTGGGAGGAATAGTGAAGAAAATCCCACCTTTCGAAATagctttggatttaattttcaataa
- the LOC113261504 gene encoding protocadherin beta-16-like isoform X1: MEIGWMHYLRQRQVLVFFVLLSMFGVGAELEPYSVAEEMEIGSFVANLGKDLGLGLTELSTRGARIISQGNKEYLQLKVQTGDLLINEKLDREELCGSTDPCLLYFQLLMEKPLEVFQAELRVEDINDHSPVFTEREMILKIPENSPLGIAFPLSNALDLDVGSNNVQNYKISPNSHFRVLTRKLSDGRMYPELVLEEELDREEEPEIVLTLTALDGGSPPRYGTAQVRIEVVDSNDNAPEFGQPIYKVHIPENSPVGSLVVTVSASDLDSGIYGKISYTLFQPSEDISKTLEVNPVTGEIRLKKQVDFETVLSYEVDIKATDGGGLSGKCTLLLQVVDVNDNPPEVTMSALTSPIPENSPEIVVAVFSVSDPDSGDNGKTISSIQGDLPFLLKPSVKNFYTLVTERPLDREERAQYNITITVTDLGTPRLKTQHNLTVMVSDVNDNAPAFSQSSYTLRVLENNSPALHIGSVSATDRDAGANAQVTYSLLLPPHDPHLPLASLVSINADNGQLFALRALDYEALQAFEFGVRAADRGSPALSSQALVRVLVVDANDNAPFVLYPLQNGSAPCTELVPRAAEAGYLVTKVVAVDGDSGQNAWLSYQLLKATEPGLFGVWAHNGEVRTARLLSERDAVKHRLLVLVKDNGEPPLSASVTLHVLLVDGFSQPYLPLPDVAAAEARADPLTVYLVIALASVSSLFLVSVLVFVAVRLCRRSRAASGGGCSVPEGPFAGHLVDVSGTGTLSHSYQYEVCLRGGSGAEK, encoded by the exons ATGGAGATTGGATGGATGCATTATCTGAGACAAAGGCAAgtccttgttttctttgttttgctgagCATGTTTGGGGTGGGTGCCGAGTTAGAGCCCTATTCAGTAGCGGAAGAAATGGAAATAGGCTCCTTTGTGGCAAATCTAGGAAAAGATCTGGGGTTGGGATTGACAGAGCTGTCCACCCGAGGGGCTCGGATCATTTCTCAGGGGAACAAAGAGTATTTGCAGCTCAAGGTTCAGACTGGGGATTTGCTCATAAATGAGAAACTAGATCGAGAGGAGCTATGTGGTTCAACTGACCCTTGCTTactgtattttcaacttttaatggAAAAACCCTTAGAGGTATTTCAGGCTGAACTGAGGGTGGAAGACATAAATGACCATTCTCCCGTGTTCACTGAAAGAGAAATGATTCTAAAAATACCGGAAAACAGTCCTCTAGGAATTGCATTCCCTCTGAGTAATGCTCTGGACTTGGATGTAGGAAGCAACAATGttcaaaactataaaatcagCCCCAATTCCCATTTCCGGGTTCTAACCCGCAAACTCAGTGATGGCAGAATGTACCCCGAGCTGGTGTTGGAAGAAGAGCTGGACAGGGAGGAAGAGCCTGAAATCGTATTAACCCTGACGGCGCTGGATGGCGGCTCTCCACCTCGGTATGGGACAGCGCAAGTGCGCATTGAAGTGGTGGACAGCAACGATAATGCCCCTGAGTTTGGGCAGCCCATCTACAAGGTGCATATTCCTGAGAACAGCCCGGTAGGCTCCCTCGTTGTCACTGTTTCTGCCAGCGATTTAGACAGCGGAATCTATGGAAAAATATCCTACACACTCTTTCAGCCTTCAGAAGATATCAGCAAAACTTTGGAAGTAAATCCTGTAACAGGAGAAATTCGACTGAAAAAGCAAGTAGATTTTGAAACAGTTTTATCCTATGAAGTAGACATCAAGGCCACTGATGGCGGAGGTCTATCAGGAAAATGCACTCTTCTCCTCCAGGTAGTGGATGTGAATGACAATCCTCCAGAAGTGACCATGTCTGCACTTACCAGTCCCATCCCAGAGAACTCACCTGAGATTGTAGTTGCTGTTTTCAGTGTTTCAGATCCTGATTCTGGGGACAACGGGAAGACCATTTCCTCTATCCAGGGtgaccttccttttcttctaaaaCCTTCAGTCAAGAACTTTTACACCTTGGTAACAGAGAGACCACTAGACAGAGAAGAAAGAGCCCAGTAcaacatcaccatcaccgtcaccgACCTGGGCACCCCCAGGCTGAAAACCCAGCACAACTTAACAGTGATGGTGTCTGACGTCAACGACAACGCCCCCGCCTTCAGCCAAAGCTCCTACACCCTGCGGGTCCTCGAGAACAACAGCCCCGCCCTGCACATCGGCAGCGTGAGCGCCACCGACAGAGACGCGGGCGCCAACGCCCAGGTCACCTActcgctgctgctgccgccccacGACCCGCACCTGCCCCTGGCCTCGCTGGTGTCCATCAACGCGGACAACGGGCAGCTGTTCGCGCTCAGGGCGCTGGATTACGAGGCGCTGCAGGCGTTCGAGTTCGGCGTGCGCGCGGCCGACCGCGGCTCGCCCGCGCTCAGCAGCCAGGCGCTGGTGCGCGTGCTGGTGGTGGACGCCAACGACAACGCGCCCTTCGTGCTGTACCCGCTGCAGAACGGCTCGGCGCCCTGCACCGAGCTGGTGCCCAGGGCGGCCGAGGCGGGCTACCTGGTGACCAAGGTGGTGGCGGTGGACGGCGACTCGGGCCAGAACGCCTGGCTGTCGTACCAGCTGCTCAAGGCCACGGAGCCCGGGCTGTTCGGCGTGTGGGCGCACAACGGCGAGGTGCGCACGGCCCGGCTGCTGAGCGAGCGCGACGCCGTCAAGCACAGGCTGCTGGTGCTGGTCAAGGACAATGGCGAGCCGCCGCTGTCGGCCAGCGTCACGCTGCACGTGCTGCTGGTGGACGGCTTCTCGCAGCCCTACCTGCCGCTGCCGGACGTGGCGGCGGCCGAGGCCCGGGCCGACCCGCTCACCGTCTACTTGGTCATCGCCTTGGCGTCGGTGTCGTCGCTCTTCCTGGTGTCGGTGCTGGTGTTCGTGGCGGTGCGGCTGTGCAGGCGGAGCCGGGCGGCGTCGGGGGGCGGCTGCTCGGTGCCCGAGGGCCCGTTTGCGGGCCACCTGGTGGACGTCAGCGGCACGGGGACCCTGTCCCACAGCTACCAGTATGAGGTGTGTCTGAGGGGAGGCTCAGGGGCCG aaaagtaa
- the LOC113261504 gene encoding protocadherin beta-16-like isoform X2: protein METSGKLISRQRQVLLFFLLLGLSRAGLEPRRYSVVEETEGRSFVTNLAKDLGLGQSELSKRGARVISKGNKLHLQLDWETGDLLLTKKLDREELCGHTDPCVLRFQVLLENPLEFFQAELQVIDINDHSPVFIDRDMLLKISESSPPGTTFPLKNAQDVDVGSNNVQNYKISPNSHFRVLTRKLSDGRMYPELVLEEELDREEEPEIVLTLTALDGGSPPRYGTAQVRIEVVDSNDNAPEFGQPIYKVHIPENSPVGSLVVTVSASDLDSGIYGKISYTLFQPSEDISKTLEVNPVTGEIRLKKQVDFETVLSYEVDIKATDGGGLSGKCTLLLQVVDVNDNPPEVTMSALTSPIPENSPEIVVAVFSVSDPDSGDNGKTISSIQGDLPFLLKPSVKNFYTLVTERPLDREERAQYNITITVTDLGTPRLKTQHNLTVMVSDVNDNAPAFSQSSYTLRVLENNSPALHIGSVSATDRDAGANAQVTYSLLLPPHDPHLPLASLVSINADNGQLFALRALDYEALQAFEFGVRAADRGSPALSSQALVRVLVVDANDNAPFVLYPLQNGSAPCTELVPRAAEAGYLVTKVVAVDGDSGQNAWLSYQLLKATEPGLFGVWAHNGEVRTARLLSERDAVKHRLLVLVKDNGEPPLSASVTLHVLLVDGFSQPYLPLPDVAAAEARADPLTVYLVIALASVSSLFLVSVLVFVAVRLCRRSRAASGGGCSVPEGPFAGHLVDVSGTGTLSHSYQYEVCLRGGSGAGEFKFLKPIIPNLQLQSTGREVEENSPFRNSFGM, encoded by the exons ATGGAGACCAGCGGGAAGCTCATTTCCAGACAAAGGCAagtccttttattctttctcctcttgGGCTTATCTCGTGCGGGCTTGGAACCTAGGCGCTATTCTGTGGTGGAGGAAACTGAGGGGCGCTCATTTGTAACCAATTTAGCAAAGGACCTGGGTCTGGGTCAGAGCGAACTCTCCAAGCGGGGAGCTAGGGTCATTTCCAAAGGGAACAAACTACATTTGCAGCTTGATTGGGAAACTGGAGATTTGTTGCTAACTAAAAAACTGGACCGGGAGGAATTGTGTGGTCACACAGACCCCTGTGTGCTGCGTTTCCAGGTGTTGCTAGAAAATCCCTTAGAGTTTTTTCAAGCTGAGTTACAAGTAATAGACATAAATGACCATTCCCCCGTATTCATAGACAGAGATATGTTGCTAAAAATATCAGAGAGCAGTCCACCTGGAACTACATTTCCACTGAAGAATGCTCAGGATGTGGATGTGG GAAGCAACAATGttcaaaactataaaatcagCCCCAATTCCCATTTCCGGGTTCTAACCCGCAAACTCAGTGATGGCAGAATGTACCCCGAGCTGGTGTTGGAAGAAGAGCTGGACAGGGAGGAAGAGCCTGAAATCGTATTAACCCTGACGGCGCTGGATGGCGGCTCTCCACCTCGGTATGGGACAGCGCAAGTGCGCATTGAAGTGGTGGACAGCAACGATAATGCCCCTGAGTTTGGGCAGCCCATCTACAAGGTGCATATTCCTGAGAACAGCCCGGTAGGCTCCCTCGTTGTCACTGTTTCTGCCAGCGATTTAGACAGCGGAATCTATGGAAAAATATCCTACACACTCTTTCAGCCTTCAGAAGATATCAGCAAAACTTTGGAAGTAAATCCTGTAACAGGAGAAATTCGACTGAAAAAGCAAGTAGATTTTGAAACAGTTTTATCCTATGAAGTAGACATCAAGGCCACTGATGGCGGAGGTCTATCAGGAAAATGCACTCTTCTCCTCCAGGTAGTGGATGTGAATGACAATCCTCCAGAAGTGACCATGTCTGCACTTACCAGTCCCATCCCAGAGAACTCACCTGAGATTGTAGTTGCTGTTTTCAGTGTTTCAGATCCTGATTCTGGGGACAACGGGAAGACCATTTCCTCTATCCAGGGtgaccttccttttcttctaaaaCCTTCAGTCAAGAACTTTTACACCTTGGTAACAGAGAGACCACTAGACAGAGAAGAAAGAGCCCAGTAcaacatcaccatcaccgtcaccgACCTGGGCACCCCCAGGCTGAAAACCCAGCACAACTTAACAGTGATGGTGTCTGACGTCAACGACAACGCCCCCGCCTTCAGCCAAAGCTCCTACACCCTGCGGGTCCTCGAGAACAACAGCCCCGCCCTGCACATCGGCAGCGTGAGCGCCACCGACAGAGACGCGGGCGCCAACGCCCAGGTCACCTActcgctgctgctgccgccccacGACCCGCACCTGCCCCTGGCCTCGCTGGTGTCCATCAACGCGGACAACGGGCAGCTGTTCGCGCTCAGGGCGCTGGATTACGAGGCGCTGCAGGCGTTCGAGTTCGGCGTGCGCGCGGCCGACCGCGGCTCGCCCGCGCTCAGCAGCCAGGCGCTGGTGCGCGTGCTGGTGGTGGACGCCAACGACAACGCGCCCTTCGTGCTGTACCCGCTGCAGAACGGCTCGGCGCCCTGCACCGAGCTGGTGCCCAGGGCGGCCGAGGCGGGCTACCTGGTGACCAAGGTGGTGGCGGTGGACGGCGACTCGGGCCAGAACGCCTGGCTGTCGTACCAGCTGCTCAAGGCCACGGAGCCCGGGCTGTTCGGCGTGTGGGCGCACAACGGCGAGGTGCGCACGGCCCGGCTGCTGAGCGAGCGCGACGCCGTCAAGCACAGGCTGCTGGTGCTGGTCAAGGACAATGGCGAGCCGCCGCTGTCGGCCAGCGTCACGCTGCACGTGCTGCTGGTGGACGGCTTCTCGCAGCCCTACCTGCCGCTGCCGGACGTGGCGGCGGCCGAGGCCCGGGCCGACCCGCTCACCGTCTACTTGGTCATCGCCTTGGCGTCGGTGTCGTCGCTCTTCCTGGTGTCGGTGCTGGTGTTCGTGGCGGTGCGGCTGTGCAGGCGGAGCCGGGCGGCGTCGGGGGGCGGCTGCTCGGTGCCCGAGGGCCCGTTTGCGGGCCACCTGGTGGACGTCAGCGGCACGGGGACCCTGTCCCACAGCTACCAGTATGAGGTGTGTCTGAGGGGAGGCTCAGGGGCCGGTGAGTTCAAGTTCTTGAAGCCGATTATCCCTAATCTGCAGCTTCAGAGCACAGGGAGGGAAGTGGAAGAAAATTCCCCCTTCAGAAATAGTTTTGGGATGTAA